A genomic window from Triticum urartu cultivar G1812 chromosome 7, Tu2.1, whole genome shotgun sequence includes:
- the LOC125525567 gene encoding replication protein A 32 kDa subunit B-like, translating into MSRDPSGFMVPSAHGAGVDPLLRAEWIPDGNGGGITRWKDAPPDTLIPCTAKQIKDMGTGIIDASNYLTATGVEVTTVRLLGKMVNKQVSDNSVFFTLADGTGCVKARVWFENDIDVMCSASIR; encoded by the exons ATGAGCCGGGATCCTTCAGGCTTCATGGTGCCGAGCGCGCACGGCGCCGGTGTTGATCCCCTCCTCCGGGCTGAATGGATCCCGGACGGCAACGGAGGCGGCATTACGAGGTGGAAG GATGCACCGCCGGACACCTTGATTCCATGCACCGCGAAGCAGATAAAAGACATGGGCACAGGGATCATTGACGCGTCGAACTATCTCACTGCAACGGGCGTGGAGGTGACTACG GTCAGGCTGCTAGGAAAAATGGTGAATAAGCAAGTGTCTGATAACTCCGTCTTCTTCACCCTGGCCGACGGGACGGGTTGCGTCAAGGCACGCGTCTG GTTCGAGAACGACATCGATGTCATGTGTTCAGCGAGCATCAGGTAA
- the LOC125518957 gene encoding L-type lectin-domain containing receptor kinase IX.1-like: MAPRRFLLLAVAASLGAASAAASVDYTPYVRASVCSDSNYTDGSPYEVQLDNLLHDLRDGAIGNGGFFQTDKGHWPTHVYGQAMCYVDCDWSMCELCLQVAPSYVMTKGCPNNKRGAIMYDCCYQRYSDEQFFDHGDFFEHGMSAQGGSNGDDAVSMNQTMWELVTGLIAEAAGSPRRIANGSQTYVDSRGNSQVMYGLVQCALGFSPSECTNCLNTTLASMPGTATTAKFRRYGCYITHAPDPIDVSTPRPQSAGGPRRPNRRLVVAVCAASGSVFMLICISISVRLLLRRLERRTHSPRVASNEADEAMEHEFRQGTGPRRFCYSELAAATDNFSDAKKLGEGGFGPVYRGFLKDLRMEVAIKRVSKGSRQGRKEYASEVRVISRLRHRNLVQIIGWCHAGRELLLVYELMQNGSLDLHLYSADNVLWWPVRHRIVLGIGSALLYLHQDWEQCVLHRDIKTSNVMLDASFNAKLGDFGLARLVDHDRGAHTTELAGTLGYMDPECTITGRASTESDVYSFGVVLLEIACGRRPTTARPDGTLIHLAQRVSELHGQGRILDAADPRLDGNFDLQEMECVLVVGLWCACHDQSLRPSIRQAVNVLRLEAPLPERMPPVGQAAGPLLMPDSDSTGHSSSSTQQLI; encoded by the exons ATGGCTCCGCGCCGCTTCTTGCTCCTGGCCGTGGCCGCCTCGCTCGGCGCAGCTAGTGCTGCCGCCTCTGTTGACTACACACCGTATGTCCGGGCTTCCGTCTGCTCGGACAGCAACTACACCGACGGCAGCCCGTACGAGGTCCAGCTCGACAACCTTCTCCACGACCTCCGGGACGGCGCAATTGGGAATGGCGGCTTCTTCCAGACCGACAAAGGCCACTGGCCAACCCATGTATACGGCCAGGCCATGTGCTACGTCGACTGCGACTGGTCAATGTGTGAGCTCTGCCTGCAGGTGGCGCCGTCCTACGTGATGACCAAAGGATGCCCGAACAACAAAAGGGGCGCCATCATGTACGACTGCTGCTACCAACGCTACTCAGACGAGCAATTCTTCGACCACGGCGACTTCTTCGAACATGGGATGAGCGCACAAGGTGGGAGCAACGGCGACGACGCGGTCTCCATGAACCAGACGATGTGGGAGCTGGTGACCGGGCTCATAGCGGAGGCTGCGGGGTCGCCGCGGCGGATCGCCAACGGGAGCCAGACGTACGTGGACTCGAGAGGTAACTCCCAGGTGATGTACGGCCTGGTGCAGTGCGCCCTAGGCTTTTCGCCGAGCGAGTGCACCAACTGTCTTAACACCACACTGGCGAGCATGCCCGGAACCGCCACCACCGCTAAGTTCAGGAGGTACGGCTGCTACATCACCCACGCGCCCGATCCCATCGACGTCTCCACGCCTCGTCCGCAATCTGCAG GAGGTCCGCGCCGCCCAAACCGACGGCTCGTCGTGGCGGTGTGCGCCGCTTCGGGTTCCGTCTTCATGTTGATCTGCATCAGCATCTCGGTACGGCTCCTTTTGCGCCGTCTAGAGAGAAGAACTCATTCTCCCAGGGTAGCGTCTAACGAAGCCGATGAGGCCATGGAACACGAGTTCAGGCAAGGGACCGGGCCCAGGCGATTCTGCTACAGCGAGCTGGCAGCTGCCACGGACAACTTCTCGGACGCCAAGAAGCTCGGAGAAGGCGGGTTCGGCCCAGTGTACAGAGGGTTCCTGAAGGACCTGAGGATGGAGGTGGCTATCAAGAGAGTGTCCAAGGGCTCTAGGCAAGGGAGGAAGGAGTACGCCTCCGAGGTGAGGGTAATAAGCCGGCTTCGGCACCGCAACCTCGTGCAGATCATTGGCTGGTGCCACGCCGGCCGCGAGCTCCTCCTAGTCTACGAGCTAATGCAAAATGGCAGCCTCGATCTTCACCTTTACAGTGCGGACAATGTACTATGGTGGCCAGTCAG GCATAGGATCGTGCTGGGGATCGGCTCTGCGCTTCTCTACCTGCACCAAGACTGGGAGCAGTGCGTCCTGCACAGGGACATCAAGACGAGCAATGTGATGCTGGACGCGTCGTTCAACGCCAAGCTCGGCGACTTCGGGCTCGCCAGGCTCGTCGACCACGACAGAGGGGCGCACACGACGGAGCTCGCCGGCACGCTGGGGTACATGGACCCCGAGTGCACCATCACCGGCAGAGCCAGCACCGAGTCGGATGTCTACAGCTTCGGTGTCGTCTTGCTCGAGATCGCGTGCGGACGGAGGCCTACCACGGCTCGACCGGACGGCACGCTCATCCACCTGGCACAGCGGGTGTCAGAGCTGCATGGGCAAGGGAGGATACTTGACGCGGCCGACCCACGGCTGGATGGCAACTTCGATCTCCAAGAGATGGAGTGCGTGCTGGTAGTCGGCCTCTGGTGCGCGTGCCATGATCAGAGCCTAAGGCCGTCCATAAGGCAGGCCGTCAATGTGCTACGACTGGAGGCGCCGCTCCCCGAGAGGATGCCGCCGGTTGGCCAAGCGGCCGGCCCTCTTCTCATGCCGGACTCCGATAGTACGGGTCACAGCTCCAGCTCCACTCAGCAGCTAATATGA